In Gulosibacter molinativorax, a single window of DNA contains:
- a CDS encoding YihY/virulence factor BrkB family protein has protein sequence MTENREHELSSTKATIIPPFPSVDEDKGAAGKLQAFTKWIQATRPMRAIQHWSARRGGTLAGGMAYSGLFSGFAALLVFFSVAGLVLANNKELLQSIIDSIGQAVPGLIGEGGVVSEEALLGLNGTASFTVAGIIALVSALWTALNFLNGARLSIRAMFDLPTQINRNFIVMKLVDLGLLVMFGLGLAISAVLTAASSGITTWLLNDVLGLGISGFTSVVIRIVTVLITLLFDALVVAAMLRVLSEVRIPLNTLWQGALLGGVAIMILKQLGSMLLGGASSNPLLATFAALLGVLIFMNFLCMVLLISAAWVKVTMDDVGQAPRLLTAEEADAIAKESELKARRERLAADRIRVAEELNTAPRGKRRKLRREYEGIVREQRQLEDDALARRLGYDPREAVAEREGIEPEEVRIRR, from the coding sequence GTGACTGAGAATCGCGAACACGAACTGTCATCCACAAAAGCCACGATCATCCCGCCTTTCCCGAGCGTCGACGAGGACAAGGGGGCAGCGGGCAAGCTGCAGGCGTTCACCAAATGGATCCAAGCAACGCGTCCGATGCGCGCCATCCAACACTGGTCGGCGCGACGCGGCGGCACACTCGCAGGTGGCATGGCCTACTCGGGACTCTTCTCCGGGTTCGCGGCGTTGCTTGTGTTCTTCTCCGTAGCGGGGCTTGTGCTCGCGAATAACAAGGAGCTCCTGCAGAGCATTATCGACTCGATCGGGCAAGCGGTACCCGGCTTGATCGGGGAAGGCGGGGTCGTCAGCGAAGAAGCGCTCCTGGGCCTGAACGGCACCGCATCCTTCACCGTCGCCGGTATCATCGCGCTCGTCTCGGCGCTGTGGACCGCCCTCAACTTCTTGAACGGCGCGCGCCTCTCGATCCGGGCGATGTTCGATCTGCCGACACAGATCAACCGCAATTTCATCGTGATGAAGCTCGTCGACCTCGGCCTGCTCGTGATGTTCGGGCTCGGTCTCGCGATCTCCGCAGTGCTCACCGCCGCGAGCTCCGGCATCACGACCTGGCTCCTCAACGACGTGTTGGGGCTCGGAATTTCGGGGTTCACGTCGGTCGTCATCCGGATCGTGACCGTCCTGATCACGCTCCTGTTTGATGCCCTCGTCGTCGCCGCGATGCTGCGGGTACTGTCCGAGGTGCGCATCCCGCTCAACACGCTCTGGCAGGGCGCACTCCTCGGCGGCGTCGCAATCATGATCCTCAAGCAGCTCGGTTCGATGCTGCTCGGCGGCGCATCCTCAAACCCGCTGCTCGCGACGTTCGCGGCCCTGCTTGGTGTGCTCATCTTTATGAATTTCCTCTGCATGGTGCTGCTGATCTCCGCGGCGTGGGTCAAGGTCACGATGGATGATGTGGGCCAGGCCCCGAGGCTCCTCACGGCCGAAGAGGCGGATGCGATCGCAAAGGAATCGGAGCTGAAGGCGCGTCGGGAGCGGCTCGCGGCCGACCGCATCAGGGTCGCGGAGGAACTCAACACGGCGCCTCGCGGGAAACGGCGCAAGCTGCGGCGTGAGTACGAGGGGATCGTTCGCGAGCAGCGGCAGCTCGAGGATGACGCACTCGCCCGGCGATTGGGCTACGACCCGCGCGAGGCGGTCGCTGAGCGTGAGGGAATCGAACCGGAGGAAGTCAGGATTCGGCGGTAG
- a CDS encoding exodeoxyribonuclease III: protein MSQTIRLASVNVNGIRAAYRKGMHEWLEGRGIDILAMQEVRANRKQVDDLINDGWHLELEEASSPGRAGVAIASRTPLGDVRRRVGPDEFDSAGRWLEVDFDVNGTPLTVVSCYVHSGEADTPKQEEKWKFLDAMAERMAELRAERELAVVVGDLNVGHDERDIKNWKGNVKKAGFLPRERGYFTRMFTPLGESAVPVDGSGGVGLGWVDVGRELSGDVPGPYTWWSYRGKAFDTDAGWRIDYQVATPELAARASNYTVDRAAAYDQRWSDHSPVVVDYEI, encoded by the coding sequence ATGTCTCAAACGATTCGCCTGGCCTCCGTCAATGTCAACGGCATCCGTGCCGCCTACCGCAAGGGCATGCACGAGTGGCTTGAGGGCCGCGGGATCGACATCCTCGCGATGCAGGAGGTCCGCGCGAACCGGAAGCAGGTCGACGACCTCATCAACGACGGCTGGCACCTCGAGCTCGAGGAAGCTAGCAGCCCCGGCCGCGCTGGCGTCGCGATCGCGAGCCGCACCCCGCTGGGCGACGTCCGCCGCCGCGTGGGGCCCGATGAGTTCGACTCCGCGGGCCGCTGGCTCGAGGTCGACTTCGATGTCAACGGCACGCCGCTCACCGTGGTGAGCTGCTACGTCCACTCGGGCGAGGCGGACACCCCGAAGCAGGAAGAGAAGTGGAAGTTCCTCGACGCGATGGCCGAGCGCATGGCTGAGCTTCGCGCCGAGCGCGAGCTCGCGGTGGTCGTCGGTGACCTCAACGTGGGCCACGACGAGCGCGACATCAAGAATTGGAAGGGCAACGTCAAGAAGGCGGGCTTCCTGCCGCGCGAGCGCGGCTATTTCACGCGGATGTTCACCCCGCTTGGCGAGTCGGCCGTGCCGGTCGATGGCTCTGGTGGCGTCGGCCTCGGCTGGGTGGATGTGGGGCGCGAGCTCTCGGGCGATGTCCCCGGCCCGTACACGTGGTGGTCCTACCGCGGCAAGGCCTTCGACACGGATGCGGGCTGGCGCATCGACTACCAGGTCGCGACCCCGGAGCTGGCTGCTCGCGCATCCAACTACACGGTCGACCGCGCGGCCGCCTACGACCAGCGCTGGAGCGACCACTCCCCGGTCGTCGTCGACTACGAAATCTAG
- the trpS gene encoding tryptophan--tRNA ligase yields the protein MSKPVIFSGMQPSSDSLHLGNYVGALTNWVKMQDDFDAIFCVVNEHAITVATDPEDLRKRTLSTAAQYIAAGIDPDRSTLYVQSHVPAHAQLGWILGTITGFGEASRMTQFKDKSQRFGTEGTTVGLFTYPVLMAADILLYQANSVPVGEDQRQHIELTRDLANRFNSRFGETFVVPEGFIPKASAKVYDLQDPTAKMSKSADSDAGLLRILDPANVTKKKIMRAVTDADGEIRYDPAEKPGVSNLLTIYSVLTGREIEDVANEYAGHGYGDLKKGLAEAVEATFSPIRERTNELLNDRGELENLLRKGAERANERAEKTLALVHERIGFPKGF from the coding sequence ATGTCGAAACCGGTCATCTTCTCGGGCATGCAGCCCTCGTCCGACTCCCTTCACCTCGGGAACTACGTCGGGGCCCTCACGAACTGGGTGAAGATGCAGGATGACTTCGACGCGATCTTCTGCGTCGTGAACGAGCACGCGATCACCGTCGCGACCGACCCCGAGGATCTCCGCAAGCGCACCCTCTCAACCGCGGCGCAGTACATCGCCGCTGGCATCGACCCCGACCGGTCGACGCTGTACGTGCAGTCGCACGTGCCCGCGCACGCGCAGCTCGGGTGGATCCTCGGCACGATCACCGGCTTCGGCGAGGCCAGCCGCATGACGCAGTTCAAGGACAAGTCGCAGCGCTTCGGCACCGAGGGCACGACCGTGGGCCTGTTCACCTACCCGGTGCTCATGGCCGCCGATATCCTCCTCTACCAGGCAAATTCTGTGCCCGTCGGCGAGGACCAGCGCCAGCACATCGAGCTCACGCGCGACCTCGCGAACCGCTTCAACTCGCGCTTCGGTGAGACGTTCGTCGTCCCCGAGGGCTTCATCCCGAAGGCGAGCGCCAAGGTCTATGACCTGCAGGACCCGACCGCGAAGATGTCGAAGTCGGCAGACTCGGATGCGGGTCTCCTGCGCATCCTGGACCCCGCGAACGTAACGAAGAAGAAGATCATGCGCGCGGTGACGGATGCGGATGGCGAGATTCGCTACGACCCCGCCGAGAAGCCTGGCGTTTCGAACCTGCTCACGATCTACTCGGTGCTGACCGGACGCGAGATCGAGGATGTGGCGAACGAGTACGCGGGCCACGGTTACGGCGACCTCAAGAAGGGTCTTGCCGAGGCCGTCGAGGCGACGTTCTCGCCCATCCGCGAGCGCACGAATGAACTGCTGAACGACCGTGGCGAGCTCGAAAACCTGCTGCGCAAGGGCGCCGAGCGTGCCAACGAGCGGGCCGAGAAGACGCTCGCGCTCGTGCACGAGCGAATCGGTTTCCCGAAGGGTTTCTAG
- a CDS encoding IS4 family transposase, which produces MPRAGWKKSESERRLSDLVSVGVLTRVFPPGVVDDVIAETGRTEQRHRSLPARVMAYFSIGMALYSEGSYEDIWSQLTDGLSWASGWTETYTPPSKSAIFQARARLGFEPLAALFERVANPIGDASTPGVWLAGRRLVAIDGMCLDVADTAVNHAHFGRPATSKGEQSAFPQARVVALAECGTHAIFAAEIGPYRESEATLAARLVPKLQRGMVLTADRGFFSYALWRKATATGADLLWRIRTDKSAPKPVHVADLPDGSWLADLRQTHSAAARRAEPMRVRVIDYTIDDGREHPERYRLFTTLLDPDEVSATQLAAGYSQRWEIELAFDELKTHQRGPRTVLRSKSPDLVLQEIWGHLCCHFAIRSLMGEAAAHQGHDPDRVSFVAALRITRQTLAHPGAFFP; this is translated from the coding sequence ATGCCAAGAGCTGGGTGGAAGAAGTCGGAGTCCGAACGTCGGTTGTCGGATTTGGTGTCGGTCGGTGTGCTGACGCGGGTGTTCCCGCCCGGCGTGGTCGATGACGTGATCGCCGAGACAGGTCGTACCGAGCAACGTCATCGCTCGCTACCGGCGCGGGTGATGGCGTATTTCTCCATCGGAATGGCGCTGTACTCGGAGGGGTCGTACGAGGACATCTGGTCGCAATTGACCGATGGCCTGTCCTGGGCCTCTGGCTGGACCGAAACCTACACACCACCGAGCAAGTCTGCGATCTTCCAAGCTCGGGCCCGGTTGGGGTTCGAACCGTTGGCTGCGCTGTTCGAGCGAGTCGCGAACCCGATCGGTGACGCGAGCACGCCGGGTGTCTGGTTGGCGGGCCGTCGGCTGGTCGCGATCGATGGAATGTGCCTCGATGTTGCCGACACTGCGGTGAACCACGCGCACTTCGGTCGACCTGCGACCAGCAAGGGCGAGCAGTCCGCGTTCCCCCAAGCCCGGGTCGTGGCGTTGGCGGAGTGTGGCACCCACGCCATCTTCGCTGCTGAGATCGGCCCCTACCGCGAATCCGAAGCGACCCTCGCTGCGCGGCTTGTGCCGAAGCTGCAACGGGGGATGGTGCTCACCGCCGACCGCGGGTTCTTCTCCTACGCCCTGTGGCGGAAGGCTACCGCGACCGGCGCGGACTTGTTGTGGCGGATCCGCACCGACAAGAGCGCACCGAAGCCGGTCCACGTCGCGGATCTACCCGACGGGTCGTGGCTGGCTGACCTGCGCCAGACGCACTCGGCCGCAGCCCGGCGGGCCGAGCCGATGCGCGTGCGCGTGATCGACTACACGATCGATGACGGCCGCGAACATCCCGAGCGATACCGTCTGTTCACAACCCTGCTTGATCCGGATGAGGTGTCTGCCACGCAGCTGGCCGCCGGTTATTCCCAGCGGTGGGAGATCGAGCTGGCCTTCGACGAGCTCAAGACCCACCAACGAGGGCCGCGTACGGTGCTGCGTTCCAAGTCTCCGGATCTGGTGTTGCAGGAGATCTGGGGACACTTGTGCTGCCACTTCGCGATCCGGTCCTTGATGGGCGAGGCTGCCGCCCATCAAGGGCATGATCCGGACCGGGTGAGTTTTGTTGCTGCGTTGCGGATCACTCGTCAAACCCTCGCCCATCCGGGCGCTTTTTTCCCCTGA
- the ptsP gene encoding phosphoenolpyruvate--protein phosphotransferase → MNLSGFGVGTRVAIGEAVRMPAPLPEPRDTPFTGDVDAEQARAGASISTVQADLAARASTAEGSVKEVLDAQSMMAADPSIAQMVNDAIVNRKTAERAVFESFASYAETLKSLGGYMAERATDLNDISQRIRADLSGVPVPEVPVRDEPFILVAVDLAPADTSKLDLDKVLAFVTRDGSPKAHTGIIAAEKGLPAVVAVAGADDIAEGQTLIVDAGQGLVVVDPTEADIAVARAEQQRQAEIESAPLEPGALADGTPVALLANVGKPADAQVALDHGAEGVGLFRTEFLFLDRDEAPSAEQQVADYTALLAPFAGKKVVARVLDAGADKPLSFLNDAEEANPALGMRGIRILREKEPLLRTQLEALRDAQAATGAELWVMAPMVADAADSEYFTGIARSVGLPVVGSMVELPSAAVVAEQVLRSSDFVSIGTNDLTQYALGADRVLGTVANYQDPWHPAVLRLISMVGAAGQQTGKPVGVCGEAAADPRLAVVLIGLGVTSLSMAPPALAGVRASLKQYTLEQAREIAQRVLQTASAEEARAAFAA, encoded by the coding sequence ATGAACCTCTCTGGTTTTGGTGTTGGAACCCGAGTCGCAATTGGTGAGGCGGTCCGGATGCCGGCGCCGTTACCGGAACCGAGAGACACACCGTTCACGGGTGACGTCGATGCCGAGCAGGCTCGAGCTGGTGCTTCGATCTCGACGGTTCAGGCTGATCTCGCGGCTCGCGCATCGACTGCCGAGGGGTCCGTGAAAGAGGTGCTGGATGCGCAGTCGATGATGGCTGCGGACCCGTCGATCGCGCAGATGGTGAACGACGCGATTGTCAATCGCAAGACCGCCGAGCGCGCCGTGTTTGAGTCGTTTGCGTCCTATGCCGAGACGCTCAAGTCCCTTGGCGGCTACATGGCGGAACGCGCGACCGACCTCAACGACATTTCCCAGCGCATCCGCGCCGATCTCTCGGGCGTGCCGGTGCCGGAAGTCCCGGTGCGAGACGAGCCGTTCATCCTCGTGGCCGTTGACCTTGCCCCCGCCGACACATCGAAACTCGACCTTGACAAGGTACTCGCGTTCGTGACGCGAGACGGCTCGCCCAAGGCTCACACCGGCATCATCGCGGCCGAGAAGGGCCTGCCCGCGGTTGTCGCGGTGGCCGGTGCCGATGACATCGCCGAGGGGCAGACGCTGATCGTGGATGCGGGGCAGGGGCTCGTGGTCGTCGACCCCACCGAGGCCGATATTGCCGTGGCGCGCGCCGAGCAGCAGCGTCAGGCTGAGATCGAGTCGGCCCCGCTTGAGCCGGGCGCGCTCGCGGACGGCACGCCCGTGGCGCTGCTTGCGAACGTCGGCAAGCCGGCGGATGCGCAGGTCGCCTTGGATCACGGCGCCGAGGGTGTCGGACTCTTCCGCACCGAGTTTCTGTTCCTGGACCGTGACGAGGCGCCTTCCGCCGAGCAGCAGGTTGCGGACTACACGGCGCTGCTCGCCCCGTTCGCGGGCAAGAAGGTGGTGGCGCGCGTGCTCGACGCGGGCGCCGACAAGCCGCTCTCGTTCCTGAACGACGCCGAAGAGGCGAACCCTGCCCTCGGGATGCGAGGCATCCGCATCCTGCGCGAAAAGGAGCCGCTGCTGCGTACCCAGCTCGAGGCGCTGCGGGATGCGCAGGCCGCCACGGGCGCGGAGCTCTGGGTCATGGCGCCGATGGTCGCCGATGCGGCGGACTCCGAGTACTTCACTGGGATCGCTCGTTCGGTCGGGCTGCCGGTTGTTGGCTCGATGGTGGAGCTGCCGAGCGCTGCGGTTGTGGCGGAGCAGGTGCTTCGGTCGAGCGATTTCGTGTCGATCGGTACGAATGACCTCACGCAGTATGCGCTCGGCGCTGACCGCGTGCTGGGGACCGTCGCGAACTACCAAGACCCGTGGCACCCCGCGGTGCTGCGCTTGATCTCGATGGTCGGTGCCGCCGGGCAGCAAACCGGCAAGCCCGTGGGCGTGTGCGGCGAGGCTGCAGCCGACCCGCGTCTGGCCGTGGTGCTGATCGGGTTGGGCGTAACTTCGCTGTCGATGGCGCCGCCCGCATTGGCTGGGGTGCGCGCATCCTTGAAGCAATACACGCTCGAGCAGGCCCGCGAGATCGCGCAGCGCGTGCTGCAGACCGCGTCGGCCGAGGAAGCCCGCGCCGCCTTCGCCGCGTAG
- the istA gene encoding IS21 family transposase yields the protein MKSDGEIMEMLAAYDLTGSLRAAAELAGCSHHTVAHHVAARDAGRPVGAVEPRERVTDPFLPKIEEWVEASQGKIRADKAHAKLVALGYAGSERSTRRAVAEVRAAYRAGRVRVHRPWITEPGMWLQYDFGDGPVIDKVKTVLFVAWLAWSRFRIVIALRDRTASSVFAALDRTFRILGGAPTYVLTDNEKTVTVSHIAGVPVRNVQTVEFARHYGVTVLTCQPADPASKGGVEASVKLAKADIVPKDTNLLPEYASFGEVEAACDRFMAEVNQREHRATRRRPVDMLGEEQARLHRVPDRAHTVAFGVSRRVPANTPMITFENGQYSVPAGLLGAEVFVRSHGAGEGEQVIVVHVSDRGPVEVARHERATPGSPRVDDAHFPDQPQKTPGDYTVRPRTAAEVEFLGIGAGAEAWLLEAAAVGTSRMRQKMAEAVALAKISGVARVDEALGEAATYGRFATGDLVSFLEAGVSGPARRADESTSLAQGTAGWAAIGQASAALTGSGENGSEDRA from the coding sequence ATGAAGTCTGACGGAGAAATTATGGAAATGCTTGCTGCATATGATCTGACGGGATCGTTGCGTGCTGCCGCCGAGTTGGCGGGCTGTTCGCATCACACCGTCGCGCACCACGTCGCCGCGAGGGACGCTGGTCGTCCCGTGGGCGCGGTCGAACCGCGAGAACGCGTGACTGATCCATTCCTGCCGAAGATCGAGGAATGGGTCGAGGCGTCCCAGGGCAAGATCCGCGCCGATAAGGCCCACGCGAAACTGGTCGCGCTTGGCTATGCGGGATCGGAACGCTCGACCCGGCGCGCGGTCGCTGAGGTTCGTGCCGCGTATCGCGCGGGCCGCGTACGGGTGCATCGGCCGTGGATCACGGAACCCGGCATGTGGTTGCAGTACGACTTCGGCGATGGGCCGGTGATCGACAAGGTGAAGACGGTCTTGTTCGTGGCGTGGCTGGCGTGGAGCCGGTTCCGGATCGTGATCGCGTTGCGGGATCGTACCGCGTCGTCGGTGTTCGCGGCGTTGGATCGGACGTTTCGGATTCTGGGTGGCGCGCCGACGTATGTGCTGACGGATAACGAGAAAACAGTGACGGTGTCGCATATCGCGGGCGTGCCGGTCCGGAACGTGCAGACGGTGGAGTTCGCGCGGCATTACGGGGTCACGGTGTTGACGTGTCAGCCCGCGGATCCCGCGTCCAAGGGCGGGGTGGAAGCATCGGTGAAACTCGCGAAGGCCGATATCGTGCCGAAGGACACGAACCTGCTGCCCGAGTACGCGTCGTTCGGTGAGGTCGAAGCGGCCTGTGACCGGTTCATGGCCGAGGTCAATCAGCGCGAGCATCGAGCCACGCGTAGGCGGCCGGTGGACATGCTTGGTGAGGAACAGGCGCGGTTGCATCGGGTTCCGGATCGGGCGCACACGGTCGCGTTCGGGGTATCGCGCCGGGTGCCAGCGAACACGCCGATGATCACGTTCGAGAATGGTCAATACTCGGTGCCCGCGGGGTTACTGGGTGCGGAGGTGTTCGTCCGCAGCCATGGTGCCGGCGAGGGCGAGCAGGTCATCGTGGTGCATGTCAGTGACCGGGGACCTGTGGAAGTCGCTCGGCATGAGCGGGCCACGCCGGGCAGCCCGCGGGTTGATGATGCGCATTTCCCTGACCAGCCACAGAAAACGCCGGGTGACTACACGGTTCGGCCGCGTACTGCGGCTGAGGTCGAGTTCCTCGGGATCGGCGCGGGCGCGGAGGCGTGGCTGTTGGAAGCCGCCGCGGTGGGCACCTCCCGGATGCGGCAAAAGATGGCCGAGGCTGTGGCCCTCGCGAAGATCAGTGGGGTGGCCAGGGTTGATGAGGCGCTTGGCGAGGCGGCCACGTATGGCCGGTTCGCGACCGGGGATTTGGTGTCGTTTCTGGAGGCGGGTGTTTCTGGTCCCGCGCGGCGGGCAGACGAGTCGACCTCGCTGGCGCAGGGCACCGCGGGGTGGGCCGCGATCGGGCAGGCCAGCGCTGCCTTGACGGGTAGTGGCGAGAACGGTTCGGAGGATCGCGCATGA